A stretch of the Oceanicola sp. D3 genome encodes the following:
- a CDS encoding efflux RND transporter permease subunit yields the protein MAQFFIHRPIFAWVLAIVTMLAGVFAFTQLPVSQYPDIAPTTIRVSASYPGATASAVENSVTSVIEDSMTGLDGVLYMESTSREGSSSISLTFDESIDPVDAQNNVQSKVSQVEGRLPDAVQSSGVSVSRSTSSILMVGAIVSADGRYSTIELGDILDNQISGPVQRTEGVGGINIFGSGYALRVWLDPLSLYEYQLTPADVTSAIQAQNNTVSVGSLGDMPVVTGQQFTATITAQSQLTSVEDFENILLKSEEGGAQVLLGNVAKIEIGQESYGGDSRFDGANAAGFGINLATGANAVDTAEAVRATLDELAASLPEGLTVEYAYDTSPFVELSIEKVYHTLIEAVVLVFFVILIFLQNWRATLIPIIAVPVVLAGTFAVLAALGYSINTLTMFAMVLAIGLLVDDAIVVVENVERVMEDDGLEPLPATEKGMGQITGAVVGIALVLSAVFLPMAFFGGSTGVIYRQFSVTIISAMVLSALVALILTPALTASMLRRSGHEVPFAPARAFNRGFARLTSGYAGSVGRIARKPLIAVGLIAALVLGAAATYSRLPSSFLPTEDQGVLMAMINLTEGTTSAQTAQVVDEIEAYLQAEESEAVESTFATLGFGFSGSGQNAAMVFIKLRDFEERTDDSLSAASVAARATAQFGNLRAGRVMFMQPPAIPGLGNTSGFSMYLVDYANNGTEALRAAASQLETAAEADPRFASTRASGIESEAVLRIDIDQQKAESFGVSVTSVNAILSTIFAGSNVNDFDMNGSLRPVIVQAAAEYRMQPEDIEAWYAINSSGEMVSFAAFMETRWISSTPSLARIDGVNAISVSGSPAQGVSSGDAMEAITELAGELDGGYGVAWTGLSFQEQQSGSQAPYLYALSALVVFLSLAALYESWSIPFAVMLSVPVGVAGAFAFALLFGQSNDVYFKVGILTTIGLAAKNAILIVEFARDLEAQGRSAIEAAIEAARMRLRPILMTSFAFMMGVLPLALATGAGAQAQNAIGIAVLGGMAAATFIGIFIVPACFVLVRKLSRKPVAGTAQD from the coding sequence ATGGCGCAGTTTTTCATCCACCGCCCCATCTTTGCTTGGGTCTTGGCCATCGTGACGATGCTGGCCGGGGTCTTTGCCTTTACCCAACTGCCGGTCTCGCAATATCCCGACATTGCCCCAACCACGATCCGGGTGAGCGCCAGCTACCCGGGGGCCACGGCCTCGGCGGTGGAAAACTCGGTGACATCGGTGATCGAGGATTCCATGACCGGGCTCGACGGCGTGCTTTACATGGAAAGCACATCGCGCGAGGGCTCCTCTTCGATTTCGCTGACCTTCGATGAAAGCATCGACCCGGTGGATGCGCAGAACAACGTGCAATCCAAGGTCAGCCAGGTTGAAGGGCGGTTGCCCGATGCGGTGCAATCCTCGGGCGTGAGCGTTTCGCGCTCCACCTCCTCGATCCTGATGGTCGGGGCCATCGTCTCGGCTGATGGGCGGTATTCGACCATCGAGTTGGGCGATATTCTCGACAATCAGATCTCCGGCCCGGTGCAGCGCACCGAGGGCGTGGGCGGGATCAACATTTTTGGCTCGGGCTATGCGCTGCGGGTCTGGCTCGATCCGCTTTCGCTTTATGAATACCAGCTCACGCCCGCCGATGTGACCTCTGCCATTCAAGCGCAAAACAACACGGTTTCGGTGGGCTCGCTGGGCGATATGCCGGTGGTCACCGGACAGCAGTTTACCGCAACCATCACCGCGCAGAGCCAGCTGACCAGCGTGGAGGATTTCGAGAACATTCTGCTGAAATCCGAAGAGGGCGGTGCACAGGTGTTGCTTGGCAACGTGGCGAAGATCGAGATCGGGCAAGAGAGCTACGGCGGCGACTCCCGGTTTGACGGGGCGAATGCGGCGGGCTTCGGGATCAACCTTGCCACCGGGGCCAACGCGGTGGACACCGCAGAAGCGGTGCGCGCCACGCTGGATGAGCTGGCCGCCTCGCTGCCCGAGGGGCTGACGGTGGAATACGCCTATGACACCTCGCCCTTCGTCGAGCTGTCGATCGAGAAGGTCTATCACACGCTGATCGAGGCGGTGGTGCTGGTGTTCTTTGTCATCCTGATCTTCCTGCAAAACTGGCGGGCAACGCTCATTCCGATCATCGCGGTGCCGGTGGTGCTGGCGGGCACCTTCGCGGTGCTGGCGGCGCTGGGCTATTCGATCAACACGCTGACGATGTTTGCGATGGTGCTGGCAATCGGCCTGCTGGTGGATGATGCGATTGTGGTGGTCGAAAACGTCGAGCGGGTGATGGAGGATGACGGGCTGGAGCCCTTGCCCGCCACCGAGAAGGGCATGGGCCAGATCACCGGCGCCGTTGTCGGCATTGCGCTTGTGCTCTCGGCGGTGTTCCTGCCGATGGCCTTTTTCGGTGGCTCGACCGGGGTAATCTACCGGCAGTTCTCGGTCACCATCATCTCGGCCATGGTGCTTTCGGCGCTGGTGGCGCTCATTCTCACCCCGGCGCTCACGGCTTCGATGCTGCGCCGCAGTGGCCATGAGGTGCCCTTTGCTCCGGCGCGGGCCTTCAACAGGGGCTTTGCGCGGCTGACCTCGGGCTACGCCGGATCGGTTGGGCGGATTGCGCGCAAGCCGCTGATCGCCGTGGGGCTGATTGCCGCGCTCGTGCTCGGTGCAGCGGCCACCTACTCGCGGTTGCCGTCCTCCTTCCTTCCGACGGAGGACCAAGGCGTGCTGATGGCGATGATCAACCTCACCGAGGGCACCACCTCGGCGCAGACGGCGCAGGTGGTGGATGAGATCGAGGCCTATTTGCAGGCCGAAGAATCCGAGGCGGTGGAGAGCACCTTTGCCACGCTCGGCTTTGGCTTTTCCGGCTCGGGGCAGAATGCGGCGATGGTGTTCATCAAGCTGCGCGACTTTGAAGAGCGCACGGATGACAGCCTGTCGGCGGCTTCCGTGGCCGCCCGGGCAACGGCGCAGTTTGGCAACCTGCGGGCCGGGCGGGTGATGTTCATGCAGCCCCCGGCGATTCCGGGCCTTGGCAACACCTCCGGGTTTTCGATGTATCTCGTGGATTACGCCAACAATGGCACCGAGGCCCTGCGTGCCGCCGCCTCGCAGCTGGAAACCGCCGCCGAGGCCGATCCGCGCTTTGCCAGCACCCGCGCCAGCGGGATCGAGAGCGAGGCGGTGCTGCGCATCGACATCGACCAGCAGAAGGCCGAGAGCTTTGGCGTCAGCGTGACCAGCGTCAACGCCATCCTCTCGACCATCTTCGCCGGGTCCAACGTGAATGACTTCGACATGAACGGCTCGCTGCGCCCGGTGATCGTGCAGGCCGCCGCCGAATACCGGATGCAGCCGGAAGACATCGAAGCCTGGTATGCGATCAACAGCAGCGGCGAGATGGTCAGCTTTGCCGCCTTCATGGAAACCCGCTGGATCTCCTCCACGCCCTCACTGGCGCGGATCGACGGGGTCAATGCGATTTCGGTGTCGGGCAGCCCGGCGCAGGGCGTGTCGTCGGGCGATGCGATGGAGGCGATCACCGAGTTGGCCGGTGAGCTGGACGGCGGCTATGGCGTGGCTTGGACCGGGCTATCGTTTCAGGAGCAGCAATCAGGCAGTCAGGCCCCCTATCTTTATGCGCTTTCGGCGCTGGTCGTGTTCCTGTCGCTCGCGGCGCTTTATGAGAGCTGGTCGATCCCCTTCGCGGTGATGCTTTCGGTGCCGGTGGGCGTGGCGGGGGCCTTCGCCTTCGCGCTGCTCTTCGGGCAATCCAACGATGTGTATTTCAAGGTCGGGATCCTGACGACCATCGGGCTTGCGGCAAAGAATGCCATCCTGATCGTCGAGTTCGCCCGGGATCTGGAGGCGCAGGGCCGCTCTGCCATCGAGGCGGCGATCGAGGCGGCAAGGATGCGGCTGCGGCCGATCCTGATGACCTCCTTCGCCTTCATGATGGGGGTGTTGCCGCTGGCGCTCGCCACCGGCGCGGGGGCACAGGCGCAAAACGCCATTGGCATCGCGGTGCTGGGTGGCATGGCGGCGGCCACCTTCATCGGCATCTTCATCGTTCCGGCCTGTTTTGTGCTGGTGCGCAAGCTCTCGCGCAAGCCGGTCGCCGGGACGGCGCAGGACTGA
- a CDS encoding efflux RND transporter periplasmic adaptor subunit, giving the protein MSLPAVLVAALLVIGLAPISPALAQPVPGGARGPAEVGVVELELSTVPFSVTLPGRAVAAAQTDIRPRVGGMVKEIVYRPGQRVKAGDVLYRLEPDTFEAAYAAAQAELAGAKAGVSTAQATVDRYARLEGTGVTTSDLQTAQSALAQAEAALASAEAAVQTARLDLDRVEIRSPIDGFADVSTVSVGAIVTANQTDALTTVTAMDPINVDVSESSARILRVRSQIDSGALQRGERLEAVLTLENGETYASPGTLVTPGQQVSTTTGSVDLRFEFGNPNRMILPGQFLRVAVVVGQQKAVLVPQRGTERQADGTLTAFILRDGKAHQVTLTYSGTHENAWITTEGVAAGDLLIVDGLNNLTDGAEVVPVPVTINAQGVVEDVTDDAADEVDTTDEADTADEAGATEATGTED; this is encoded by the coding sequence ATGTCCCTCCCCGCCGTGCTTGTCGCCGCCCTTCTTGTGATCGGGCTTGCCCCGATTTCGCCCGCCCTTGCGCAACCTGTTCCCGGCGGGGCGCGCGGCCCCGCAGAGGTTGGGGTGGTGGAGCTGGAGCTTTCGACGGTTCCGTTTTCCGTCACCCTGCCGGGCCGCGCAGTGGCCGCCGCGCAAACCGATATTCGCCCGCGGGTGGGGGGCATGGTGAAGGAGATCGTCTATCGGCCCGGCCAGCGGGTGAAGGCGGGGGATGTGCTTTATCGGTTGGAGCCGGACACCTTCGAGGCCGCCTATGCGGCCGCGCAGGCCGAATTGGCCGGGGCGAAGGCCGGGGTGAGCACGGCGCAGGCAACGGTGGATCGCTATGCCCGGCTGGAGGGCACGGGCGTGACCACCTCCGATTTGCAAACCGCGCAATCCGCTCTGGCGCAGGCCGAGGCCGCGCTGGCCAGTGCCGAGGCCGCCGTGCAAACCGCGCGGCTGGATCTGGACCGGGTGGAAATTCGCAGCCCGATTGACGGGTTTGCGGATGTCAGCACGGTTTCGGTGGGCGCCATCGTGACCGCCAACCAGACCGATGCGCTCACCACCGTGACGGCGATGGACCCGATCAACGTGGATGTTTCGGAGAGCTCAGCCCGGATCTTGCGGGTGCGCTCGCAGATCGACAGTGGCGCATTGCAGCGCGGCGAGCGGCTGGAGGCGGTGCTTACGCTGGAAAACGGCGAAACCTACGCCAGCCCCGGCACGCTCGTTACCCCCGGGCAGCAGGTGTCGACCACCACGGGCAGTGTCGATCTGCGTTTTGAGTTCGGCAACCCAAACAGGATGATCCTGCCCGGCCAGTTCCTGCGGGTGGCGGTTGTGGTTGGTCAGCAAAAGGCCGTGCTGGTTCCGCAGCGCGGCACCGAGCGACAGGCCGATGGCACGCTGACGGCCTTCATCCTGCGTGACGGCAAGGCACATCAGGTGACGCTCACCTATTCGGGCACCCATGAGAATGCATGGATCACCACAGAGGGGGTGGCTGCCGGGGATTTGCTGATCGTCGACGGGCTGAACAACCTCACAGACGGCGCGGAGGTGGTGCCGGTGCCGGTCACGATCAACGCGCAGGGCGTGGTGGAGGATGTTACCGACGATGCCGCCGATGAGGTTGACACCACCGATGAGGCCGATACCGCCGATGAGGCCGGCGCGACCGAAGCCACCGGCACGGAAGACTGA
- a CDS encoding response regulator transcription factor — protein sequence MRVLIADDHDLLRDTLVMFLESQGDLKTETAADLPEAHKLIEAAEAPYDLVLLDLNMPGMNGLDGLKATMAMQGGQRVALLSGEATKEIAEKALEAGAAGFVPKTLPAKSMINAVKFMAMGEQYAPIDFMTAADDASTHPMAEKLTPREMQVLKGLTEGKSNKEIARDLDITEPTIKLHMKTLYRKLGASNRTQAALMAREAGLF from the coding sequence ATGCGCGTCCTGATTGCCGATGACCACGACCTGCTGCGTGACACGCTGGTCATGTTTCTGGAGTCGCAGGGCGACCTGAAGACAGAGACCGCCGCAGACCTTCCCGAAGCGCACAAGTTGATCGAAGCGGCAGAGGCCCCGTATGACCTTGTGCTGCTCGATCTCAACATGCCGGGCATGAACGGGCTCGACGGGCTGAAGGCGACCATGGCGATGCAAGGCGGGCAGCGGGTGGCGCTGCTCTCGGGCGAGGCCACCAAGGAAATCGCCGAAAAGGCGCTGGAGGCGGGGGCGGCGGGCTTTGTGCCCAAGACCCTGCCGGCCAAGTCGATGATCAACGCCGTCAAGTTCATGGCGATGGGAGAGCAATACGCCCCCATCGACTTCATGACCGCCGCCGACGACGCCTCGACGCATCCGATGGCCGAAAAGCTCACCCCGCGCGAGATGCAGGTGCTGAAGGGGCTGACCGAGGGCAAATCCAACAAGGAAATCGCCCGCGACCTCGACATCACCGAACCCACGATCAAGCTGCATATGAAAACGCTCTACAGAAAGTTGGGGGCCTCCAACCGCACGCAGGCGGCGCTGATGGCGCGGGAGGCGGGGCTGTTTTGA
- a CDS encoding molybdopterin-dependent oxidoreductase, which yields MLRTILQSIALTALTALPLCAENLPAPEGEVILTVSGALATTNTEEGTAQFDLAMLEALGATTIETTTIWTEGTKTFEGVPLSLLVERLGIEGETLRATAINDYSVEIPLTDAIEGGPIVAYRMDNDEMSVRDKGPLWIVYPYDSSDDYRTEVIYSRSIWQLDRIEAVQ from the coding sequence ATGCTGCGCACCATTCTCCAGTCGATCGCGTTGACCGCGCTCACCGCCCTGCCGCTCTGCGCCGAGAATCTGCCCGCCCCTGAGGGAGAGGTGATCCTGACGGTGTCCGGCGCCCTGGCCACGACCAACACCGAAGAAGGCACCGCGCAGTTCGATCTTGCAATGCTCGAAGCGCTCGGCGCGACGACCATCGAAACCACGACCATCTGGACCGAAGGCACCAAAACCTTCGAGGGTGTGCCGCTGAGCCTGCTCGTCGAGCGGCTCGGCATCGAGGGCGAGACCCTGCGCGCCACCGCCATCAACGATTACTCTGTCGAAATCCCACTCACGGATGCGATCGAGGGCGGGCCCATTGTTGCTTACCGCATGGACAACGACGAAATGTCGGTGCGTGACAAGGGCCCGCTCTGGATTGTCTACCCCTACGACAGCAGTGACGATTACCGAACCGAGGTGATCTATTCGCGCAGCATTTGGCAACTCGACCGGATCGAAGCCGTGCAATAG
- a CDS encoding ATP-binding protein, with the protein MAPKRHRTARLRLFASVIAGALCLAALVYLSVNVVRDLRLLNSASSDNVQWTLSQAEVEFLEYHMHLAALQGGTEEDLALLRREFDIFYSRISTLEQSSIYAALRDEPEFARNLRIVRTFLDRTVPLIDAPDADLKTGVQALLGRAADVRPHVRALANSGLNYFAEESDRRRDAISATLMQLAVGVSLLVLALLGFAAYLNRLNLQNIRRRREALESFRRMNVITSTALDAVIVADRSGTVLDFNAAAEQIFGYAASEAVGANLGDLIVPDSYRAAHDAGMQRMQDRGEKRVVGKGRIKLEAKRKSGDTFPVEFAIQSAETDQGEIFISFLRDISHRVKAEAELVETRDRALAGEKAKTDFLATMSHEIRTPLNGLLGNLELLRDTRLSAKQARYIKNMDTSGKLLMSHISDVLDITKYDAGKLLLRPVSMNISTLLQDIIDNQSGAALAQETTLEWGWTGPQVDWINADRDRIQHILMNIIGNAVKFTRGGRVTVEAERLEGPELQITVSDNGIGMDKELQAHIFDDFLTGDSSYDREVGGTGLGLGIAQRFVNALGGRIEVESEEGVGSTFRVTFPIEPIDAPDAKAVTLRRIKKAAPRNLLLVEDNEINRVVAREMLEGAGHTVSEANNGREAVELAETTRFDLILMDISMPVMDGREATKAIRAGSGANARTPIIALTANAMASEQEAFLADGMDDIVTKPLSRAALTRVLADHAADAAPKRAPEPAPVAANYLDDLRDTVGVDALGKLLERFGAEVEALLAYLDDSAEKDLPETARRAHRVAGSAATLGAVGLRASLVEVETAAKTEDRAALAKAVAGLPAIWAATRGEMGAERRAKPRAPSAND; encoded by the coding sequence ATGGCACCAAAGCGCCACCGCACCGCCCGCCTGCGCCTCTTCGCCTCCGTTATCGCGGGGGCGCTTTGCCTTGCCGCACTGGTCTATCTTTCCGTCAACGTGGTGCGCGACCTGCGGCTGCTCAACTCGGCCAGCTCCGACAACGTGCAATGGACGTTGTCGCAGGCAGAGGTGGAGTTTCTCGAATACCACATGCACCTCGCCGCCCTGCAAGGCGGTACAGAAGAGGATCTGGCGCTCCTGCGCCGTGAATTCGATATCTTCTACAGCCGGATCAGCACGCTTGAGCAATCCTCGATCTACGCCGCGCTGCGCGACGAGCCCGAGTTTGCCCGCAATCTGCGCATCGTGCGCACCTTCCTTGATCGCACCGTGCCGCTGATAGATGCCCCCGACGCCGATCTGAAAACAGGGGTGCAGGCGCTCTTGGGCCGGGCCGCAGACGTGCGCCCCCATGTGCGGGCGCTGGCCAACTCCGGCCTCAACTACTTCGCCGAAGAATCCGACCGCAGGCGTGACGCGATTTCGGCAACTTTGATGCAGCTCGCGGTGGGTGTGAGCCTGCTGGTCTTGGCGCTGCTGGGCTTTGCGGCCTACCTCAACCGGCTCAACCTGCAAAACATCCGCCGCCGCCGTGAAGCGCTGGAATCCTTCCGGCGCATGAATGTGATCACCTCCACCGCGCTCGACGCGGTGATCGTCGCCGACCGCTCCGGCACCGTGCTCGATTTCAACGCCGCCGCGGAGCAGATCTTCGGCTATGCCGCCTCAGAGGCGGTTGGTGCCAATCTGGGCGACCTCATCGTGCCCGACAGCTATCGCGCGGCGCATGACGCCGGGATGCAGAGAATGCAAGACCGTGGCGAAAAGCGCGTGGTCGGAAAGGGGCGCATCAAGCTGGAGGCCAAGCGCAAGTCCGGCGATACCTTCCCGGTCGAGTTTGCCATCCAATCCGCCGAAACCGATCAGGGCGAAATCTTCATTTCCTTCCTGCGTGACATCTCCCACCGGGTGAAGGCCGAGGCCGAACTGGTGGAAACGCGTGACAGGGCACTGGCCGGCGAGAAGGCCAAAACCGACTTTCTGGCCACCATGAGCCACGAAATCCGCACCCCGCTCAATGGCCTCCTCGGCAACCTCGAGCTGCTGCGCGACACCCGGCTGAGCGCGAAGCAGGCACGCTACATCAAGAACATGGACACCTCTGGCAAGCTGCTGATGAGCCACATCTCGGATGTGCTCGACATCACGAAGTATGACGCCGGCAAGCTGCTCTTGCGGCCCGTGTCGATGAATATTTCCACCCTGCTGCAGGATATCATCGACAACCAGAGCGGCGCCGCGCTGGCGCAGGAGACCACGCTGGAATGGGGCTGGACCGGGCCGCAGGTTGACTGGATCAACGCCGACCGCGACCGCATTCAGCACATCCTGATGAACATCATCGGCAACGCGGTGAAGTTCACCCGGGGCGGGCGGGTGACGGTGGAGGCCGAGCGCCTTGAGGGCCCCGAGCTTCAGATCACCGTCAGCGACAATGGCATCGGCATGGACAAGGAGTTGCAGGCCCATATCTTCGACGATTTCCTGACCGGAGACAGCTCTTATGACCGCGAAGTCGGCGGCACCGGCCTTGGCCTCGGCATCGCCCAACGTTTCGTCAATGCACTCGGCGGCCGCATCGAGGTGGAGAGCGAGGAAGGCGTTGGCAGCACCTTCCGCGTGACCTTCCCGATCGAGCCGATCGACGCGCCGGATGCCAAGGCCGTGACCTTGCGCCGGATAAAAAAGGCCGCGCCCCGCAACCTGCTGCTGGTGGAAGACAACGAGATCAACCGGGTTGTGGCGCGCGAAATGCTTGAAGGCGCAGGCCATACCGTCAGCGAGGCCAACAACGGGCGAGAAGCTGTGGAACTGGCCGAGACCACCCGGTTTGACCTGATCCTGATGGATATCTCCATGCCGGTGATGGACGGGCGCGAGGCCACGAAAGCCATCCGCGCGGGCAGCGGTGCCAACGCCCGCACCCCCATCATCGCGCTCACCGCCAATGCAATGGCCTCCGAGCAGGAAGCCTTCCTCGCCGACGGGATGGACGACATCGTGACGAAGCCGCTCAGCCGCGCCGCCCTCACACGTGTTCTGGCCGACCACGCCGCTGATGCCGCGCCCAAGCGGGCGCCGGAGCCTGCGCCCGTTGCGGCCAACTATCTGGACGACCTTCGCGATACCGTGGGGGTGGACGCTTTGGGCAAGCTGCTTGAACGGTTCGGCGCAGAGGTCGAGGCGTTGCTCGCCTATCTCGACGACAGCGCAGAAAAGGATTTGCCAGAGACAGCAAGGCGCGCCCACCGGGTCGCCGGAAGCGCCGCGACCCTCGGGGCCGTCGGCCTGCGTGCCTCATTGGTCGAGGTTGAGACCGCCGCAAAGACCGAGGATCGCGCGGCACTCGCCAAGGCCGTTGCGGGGCTTCCGGCCATCTGGGCGGCAACCCGTGGCGAGATGGGGGCCGAACGGCGGGCCAAGCCACGCGCGCCCAGCGCCAACGACTGA
- a CDS encoding homocysteine S-methyltransferase family protein has translation MNENQLKTRLNAGPLICAEGFLFELERRGYLTAGEFVPEVALEHPDALRNLHVDFQRSGSDIVEAFTYNGHREKMRVIGKEDLLEPLNRASLKIAREVADAKPGNLMAGNISNTNIWSPDDRAKQAEVRAMFEEMVGWAVDEGADIIIGETFYYAGEALCALEVARASGLPVVLTLAPMAASEMMDGTGIVETCQQLEQGGADVVGLNCFRGPQTMMPWLRKVRAAVSCHVGALPIPYRTRADEPTFFNLSDTGDCTCPAPHGRTFPTALDPMFCNRYEIGAFARDAYALGINYLGVCCGANPMLIREVSEAVGRTTEASRYSERMENHFMYGTNTRLPAHIKALGETA, from the coding sequence ATGAATGAGAACCAACTGAAAACCCGGCTCAACGCTGGCCCCCTCATCTGCGCCGAGGGCTTCCTCTTCGAACTGGAGCGCCGGGGCTATCTCACGGCGGGCGAGTTTGTGCCCGAGGTGGCGCTGGAACACCCCGATGCGCTGCGCAACCTGCATGTCGATTTTCAGCGGTCGGGCAGCGATATCGTCGAGGCGTTCACCTACAACGGCCACCGCGAGAAGATGCGGGTGATCGGCAAGGAAGACCTGCTGGAGCCGCTCAACCGCGCCTCGCTGAAGATCGCCCGCGAGGTTGCCGATGCAAAGCCGGGCAACCTGATGGCAGGCAATATCTCGAACACCAACATCTGGTCGCCGGACGACAGGGCAAAACAGGCCGAGGTGCGGGCGATGTTTGAAGAAATGGTCGGCTGGGCCGTCGATGAAGGGGCCGATATCATCATTGGCGAAACCTTCTACTACGCGGGCGAGGCGCTTTGCGCGCTTGAGGTGGCCCGCGCCTCCGGCCTCCCGGTCGTTCTGACCCTCGCCCCCATGGCGGCCAGCGAGATGATGGACGGCACCGGCATTGTGGAAACCTGTCAGCAGTTGGAACAGGGCGGCGCAGATGTTGTTGGCCTCAACTGCTTTCGCGGGCCGCAAACCATGATGCCGTGGCTGCGCAAGGTGCGTGCGGCGGTGTCCTGCCATGTCGGTGCCCTGCCGATCCCCTATCGCACGCGCGCGGATGAACCGACCTTCTTCAACCTCAGCGACACCGGCGATTGCACCTGCCCTGCCCCCCATGGCCGCACCTTCCCGACCGCGCTCGACCCGATGTTTTGCAATCGCTACGAGATCGGGGCCTTCGCGCGTGACGCCTACGCGCTGGGCATCAACTATCTCGGCGTCTGCTGCGGGGCCAACCCGATGCTGATCCGCGAAGTTTCGGAAGCGGTCGGGCGCACCACCGAGGCCAGCCGCTACTCCGAGCGCATGGAAAATCACTTCATGTATGGCACCAACACCCGGCTCCCCGCCCACATCAAGGCCCTTGGCGAAACTGCCTGA
- the nrdH gene encoding glutaredoxin-like protein NrdH, with protein MTITVYSKPSCVQCSATTRALDARGLPYEVVDLTEDAGAMEHVTGLGYRQAPVVIAGEDHWAGFRPDMIGRLS; from the coding sequence ATGACAATCACCGTTTATTCCAAGCCTTCCTGCGTGCAATGCAGCGCAACCACCCGTGCGCTCGACGCGCGCGGCCTGCCTTACGAGGTCGTCGACCTGACAGAAGACGCAGGCGCTATGGAGCACGTCACCGGGCTGGGCTATCGCCAAGCCCCCGTTGTGATCGCCGGCGAGGATCACTGGGCAGGCTTTCGCCCCGACATGATCGGTCGGCTGTCCTGA
- the nrdI gene encoding class Ib ribonucleoside-diphosphate reductase assembly flavoprotein NrdI has protein sequence MSGLVYYSSRSNNTHRLIERLDLPATRLPQRPADPLPAIDGPFVLICPTFADGQGRGAVPKPVIRLLNDAGARRLLRGVIAGGNRNFGASFALAGKIIAAKCNVPLLYRFELAGTPEDTARIRDGLARFWAEQEETPCLTQA, from the coding sequence ATGAGCGGGCTGGTCTACTATTCGAGCCGGTCGAACAACACGCATCGGCTGATTGAACGCTTGGACCTGCCCGCCACCCGCCTGCCGCAACGGCCCGCTGACCCGCTCCCCGCGATCGACGGCCCCTTCGTGCTGATCTGCCCGACCTTCGCAGATGGGCAGGGCCGCGGCGCGGTGCCAAAGCCGGTGATCCGGCTACTGAACGACGCCGGCGCACGCCGCCTGCTGCGCGGCGTCATCGCCGGTGGCAACCGCAACTTCGGCGCCAGCTTTGCCCTTGCGGGCAAGATCATCGCCGCCAAATGCAACGTCCCGCTGCTCTACCGCTTCGAGCTGGCCGGAACCCCCGAAGACACCGCCCGCATCCGTGACGGGCTGGCCCGTTTCTGGGCCGAGCAAGAGGAAACACCATGCTTGACGCAAGCGTAA